Proteins from a genomic interval of Candidatus Acidulodesulfobacterium ferriphilum:
- the thiC gene encoding phosphomethylpyrimidine synthase ThiC, protein MTEKESATRGIWTAAMDYAFNKESIAKEHLIENISNGKAVILHNKNKDKFVGIGSGLTTKINASIGTSTNHADIEEEVRKAIIAEDSGADTLMELSVGGDLDFIRKEVLNNTSLPVGTVPLYQAFREAIDRYKNPVKMPENLVFDVIEKQCESGVSFMAIHSGLNLISLERLKKQSYRYAGLVSKGGAYLVAWMIENNKENPLYERFEDVLKILKKYDTVLSLGNGLRAGSTHDSFDRAYMQELIINCELCDIARDYGVQVIVEGPGHIPIDEIEANVKIQKRMSNEAPFYVLGPLVTDVAAGYDHISSAIGGALSSSYGADFLCYVTPSEHLGLPSGEDVEIGVKAAKIAAHIGDMIKLKKNGDDLNISKARRDIDWEKQFKYSIDPEYARKLFKLKNQDDTAGCSMCGEFCAPLRIRKYFKYEIKQGKKS, encoded by the coding sequence ATGACGGAAAAAGAATCCGCGACTCGGGGTATCTGGACGGCGGCAATGGATTATGCATTTAATAAGGAAAGCATTGCAAAAGAACATTTAATTGAAAATATTTCAAACGGCAAGGCGGTTATTTTACACAATAAAAATAAAGATAAATTTGTCGGGATAGGCAGTGGCCTGACCACAAAAATCAATGCAAGCATCGGAACTTCCACAAATCATGCCGACATAGAAGAAGAAGTTAGAAAGGCCATAATTGCCGAAGATAGTGGAGCCGATACGCTGATGGAGTTAAGCGTCGGGGGAGATTTAGATTTTATACGCAAAGAGGTTTTGAATAATACCTCTTTGCCCGTCGGGACAGTTCCTCTTTATCAGGCATTCAGGGAAGCTATAGACAGATATAAAAATCCGGTAAAAATGCCCGAAAATTTAGTCTTCGATGTTATAGAAAAACAGTGTGAAAGCGGTGTTTCTTTTATGGCTATTCACTCCGGTTTAAATTTAATATCTCTCGAGAGATTAAAAAAACAATCATACAGATATGCGGGTCTTGTTTCAAAAGGAGGGGCGTATTTAGTTGCATGGATGATAGAAAACAATAAGGAAAACCCCTTATATGAAAGATTCGAAGATGTTTTAAAGATATTAAAAAAATATGATACCGTTTTAAGTCTGGGAAACGGTTTAAGGGCAGGTTCGACGCACGATTCTTTCGACAGGGCGTATATGCAGGAACTTATTATCAATTGCGAACTTTGCGATATAGCAAGGGACTACGGCGTTCAAGTTATAGTAGAAGGCCCCGGGCATATTCCGATCGACGAGATAGAAGCCAATGTCAAGATTCAAAAAAGGATGTCGAACGAAGCGCCGTTTTATGTCCTCGGGCCGCTTGTCACGGATGTTGCGGCCGGTTATGACCATATTTCTTCCGCGATAGGAGGGGCATTATCATCATCTTACGGGGCGGATTTTCTTTGCTATGTTACCCCCTCTGAACATTTAGGTTTGCCGTCAGGGGAAGATGTCGAAATAGGGGTTAAAGCGGCTAAGATTGCGGCTCATATCGGGGACATGATAAAACTTAAAAAAAACGGGGATGATTTGAATATATCGAAGGCTCGCAGGGACATTGACTGGGAAAAGCAGTTTAAGTATTCCATAGACCCCGAATATGCCAGAAAATTATTTAAATTAAAAAATCAGGATGATACCGCAGGATGCAGTATGTGCGGGGAATTCTGCGCACCGCTAAGGATAAGGAAATATTTTAAATATGAAATCAAGCAAGGGAAAAAGTCTTAA
- a CDS encoding Rne/Rng family ribonuclease translates to MTTELIINRDEYETRVALIESGQLSEIFIERKSDSPKHGNIYKGKVMQILPGIQASFIDIGWEKSAFLYAGDFYEIDAIDYDFFEPGAEEPPLNELNNDSEINIDTPAHKRVKKKRKGLPNIDQLLKKNQEILVQIAKEPVKTKGARVTSHISLPGRFLVYMPTSPSVGISRKIRSDEEKKRLKNIVLKYRSEGTGFIIRTAAENASEIDIEKDIKFLTALWNNIYRDQLKAKAPKLIFQDISISLRALRDLLNKTINKIIVDDREEYEKIVEFLTIQSPEYTNIVEFYANPLPIFEHFNIEKEIAKALNKKVWLKSGGYIVIDYAEALTAIDVNTGKYVGKKNFEDTILKTNLEAAKEIAYQLKLRNIGGIIVIDFIDMAKENHKEKVYHALENSLKNDRVKTTINKITELGLVEMTRKRTGNSITSAFLEQCPMCEGLGMIKSPQTICFEIFRSIPAYAKKTRSKKITITVHSHIMNKLYEYEKELKELEAAINKTIIIKMQDSFYPEYFEIS, encoded by the coding sequence TTGACTACTGAACTTATAATAAACAGAGATGAATATGAAACACGCGTCGCACTGATAGAGAGCGGTCAATTATCCGAAATTTTTATCGAAAGAAAGTCGGATTCTCCAAAACATGGAAACATATATAAAGGAAAGGTAATGCAGATTCTTCCCGGCATTCAGGCATCTTTTATAGATATAGGCTGGGAAAAATCCGCATTTTTATATGCCGGCGACTTTTATGAAATAGATGCAATTGATTATGATTTTTTTGAGCCCGGTGCAGAAGAACCGCCTCTTAACGAACTTAATAATGACAGCGAGATTAATATCGATACGCCGGCACATAAAAGGGTTAAGAAAAAGAGGAAAGGCTTGCCTAATATAGATCAGCTTTTGAAAAAGAATCAAGAAATTCTTGTTCAAATCGCCAAAGAACCCGTTAAAACAAAAGGCGCCCGCGTTACAAGCCACATATCCCTTCCAGGAAGATTTCTGGTATATATGCCGACATCTCCTTCGGTTGGAATTTCAAGGAAGATTAGAAGCGATGAAGAGAAAAAAAGGCTTAAAAATATTGTTTTAAAATACAGAAGCGAAGGCACCGGATTTATAATAAGAACTGCTGCCGAAAATGCTTCCGAAATCGACATCGAAAAAGACATAAAATTTCTTACCGCCCTATGGAATAATATTTATAGGGACCAGCTCAAAGCAAAAGCTCCCAAACTTATATTTCAAGATATAAGCATATCCTTAAGAGCGCTGAGGGATTTATTAAATAAAACAATAAACAAAATTATTGTGGACGACAGGGAAGAATACGAGAAAATAGTGGAATTTTTAACGATTCAATCGCCCGAATATACAAATATAGTCGAGTTTTATGCCAACCCCTTACCGATATTCGAACATTTCAATATCGAGAAAGAAATAGCAAAAGCATTGAACAAAAAGGTATGGCTTAAATCCGGCGGCTATATAGTAATCGATTATGCGGAAGCCCTTACGGCAATAGATGTAAATACGGGCAAATATGTGGGCAAAAAAAACTTTGAAGATACGATATTAAAAACAAATCTGGAAGCCGCAAAGGAAATAGCATATCAATTAAAGCTAAGGAATATAGGCGGTATTATCGTAATAGATTTTATCGATATGGCAAAGGAGAATCACAAAGAAAAAGTATATCACGCCTTAGAAAATTCTCTTAAAAATGACAGGGTCAAAACCACCATTAACAAGATAACGGAACTTGGACTGGTAGAGATGACAAGAAAAAGAACGGGAAATAGTATTACCAGCGCGTTTCTGGAGCAATGCCCGATGTGCGAAGGTCTCGGCATGATAAAATCGCCTCAAACCATTTGTTTTGAAATATTCAGGAGTATACCTGCATACGCAAAAAAGACAAGGTCAAAAAAAATTACTATAACGGTACATTCCCATATAATGAATAAACTGTACGAATATGAAAAAGAACTTAAAGAATTAGAAGCGGCAATTAACAAAACGATAATAATTAAAATGCAGGATAGTTTTTATCCCGAATACTTCGAAATTTCATAA
- a CDS encoding septum formation initiator family protein, which yields MKSSKGKSLNAILIAGSVFAFLLALFVIYSLQGIVKVYRLRAEEQKLKQEITLIKKSNYKIDKQIYELINNRQYIANLAREKLNMIKKGEIVFKFIHKKKKDSNKKNK from the coding sequence ATGAAATCAAGCAAGGGAAAAAGTCTTAACGCAATATTAATAGCTGGTTCTGTTTTTGCGTTTTTACTGGCGTTATTCGTGATATACAGCCTTCAGGGAATAGTAAAAGTGTACAGATTAAGGGCGGAAGAACAAAAGTTGAAACAGGAAATTACTTTAATTAAAAAAAGTAATTATAAAATAGACAAACAAATATACGAATTAATCAATAACAGGCAATATATCGCAAATTTGGCAAGGGAAAAGCTGAATATGATTAAGAAAGGAGAAATAGTATTTAAATTTATTCATAAAAAAAAGAAAGATTCTAATAAAAAAAATAAATGA
- the cobS gene encoding adenosylcobinamide-GDP ribazoletransferase, with the protein MANERIKQAFIVSNLLEAVSFLTIFRLRRKDKANGGEGDNSAIIKLTASIKYFPLAGLFIGAILALVFYIFNKFSAAPASVLMSILFLFILTGGLHFDGLSDTTDGLFAYLKSGDKVRFYNAMKDVNAGTSGIIAVIFYILIMWLAVNGINSGFIYLSLLTFPVIGRYSIVLLSYFSNTPEDFKGIGTIFTVGTKLSTFIAASVFTVIIIFIFLKLAGIFSALISIFFVLAAAFYFAKKFGGVNGDMLGFSVKVSEAVYMIALHGFYKILS; encoded by the coding sequence ATGGCCAATGAGCGAATAAAACAGGCGTTTATCGTGAGTAATTTATTGGAAGCCGTAAGCTTTTTAACAATATTCAGACTAAGAAGAAAAGATAAGGCTAACGGCGGTGAGGGCGATAATTCGGCAATAATTAAGTTGACGGCATCCATAAAATATTTTCCTCTGGCTGGGCTGTTTATCGGGGCAATTTTAGCCCTCGTATTTTATATTTTTAATAAGTTTTCGGCGGCCCCGGCTTCCGTCTTAATGTCTATCCTGTTTCTTTTTATTTTAACGGGCGGGCTTCACTTCGACGGCCTGTCGGATACGACGGACGGACTTTTTGCTTACTTAAAAAGCGGCGATAAGGTCAGATTTTATAATGCAATGAAGGATGTTAACGCAGGGACTTCGGGAATTATCGCGGTTATTTTTTATATATTGATTATGTGGCTCGCGGTTAACGGAATAAATTCAGGGTTTATTTATTTATCATTATTGACATTTCCCGTTATAGGCAGGTATTCCATAGTGTTATTGTCTTATTTTTCTAATACGCCGGAGGATTTTAAGGGGATAGGAACGATCTTTACCGTGGGAACAAAGCTTTCGACATTCATTGCCGCCTCTGTTTTTACTGTTATAATCATCTTTATTTTTTTAAAACTGGCAGGCATTTTTTCGGCGCTGATTTCAATTTTTTTTGTTCTGGCCGCGGCGTTTTATTTTGCTAAAAAATTTGGCGGGGTAAACGGCGACATGCTCGGTTTTAGCGTCAAGGTATCCGAAGCCGTTTATATGATTGCATTGCACGGATTTTATAAAATCCTATCTTAA
- a CDS encoding cobyrinate a,c-diamide synthase, whose translation MFSVFFASDRSSSGKSMITMAFSNKVKEMGCAIDIFKAGPDFLDPIVISKAVKTGVKNLDPFLIPVKFLNSWVFDGDAGCARDLNENRAFIVESAMGLYDGNSYAIAKKFKFPVVLVMDSKRISSTMASLVYGLKKYKKGVNVCGVILNNISSARHYEIIFNEIKENIKDIEVFGYVLNDGGVFSIKERHLGLIAPITQNPEGAIGGFEKIISNIKNEVFRNIDIDLMIRTLKKESKGFNDLFFNYAKRIKNTQFKTESNNGLSVKKNNKRVKIAVAYDKAFFFYYNFNFEILKNFGAEIVFFSPLSDKTMPKGIGAIYIGGGYPEIYAKNLAENRGIMNEIYKFFENNGIIYAECGGFMYLCKSLTYKSKNWDLLGILPFGVTMDNTRLSLGYRNVCLKEKSFMGDAGLRVNGHEFHYSKIITGYQNDDGYNQYSYGNHGRAASTGENSAALKNIFECESLASPEVLKKEGYSVLNAIGSYIHLSFFSNKLIAKNIIDNAKMI comes from the coding sequence ATGTTTTCGGTTTTTTTTGCGTCGGACAGGTCTTCTTCGGGGAAATCGATGATAACCATGGCTTTTTCAAATAAAGTGAAAGAGATGGGTTGCGCTATAGATATTTTTAAAGCAGGGCCTGATTTCCTTGACCCAATCGTAATATCGAAGGCTGTGAAAACAGGAGTTAAAAACCTTGACCCATTTTTGATACCGGTTAAGTTTTTAAATTCATGGGTTTTTGACGGCGATGCGGGCTGTGCGCGTGATTTAAACGAAAACAGAGCCTTTATCGTGGAAAGCGCTATGGGTTTATACGATGGAAATTCTTACGCGATTGCAAAAAAATTTAAATTTCCAGTAGTTTTGGTAATGGATTCTAAACGAATTTCATCTACCATGGCTTCCCTTGTTTACGGCCTTAAGAAATATAAAAAGGGGGTTAATGTTTGCGGAGTTATTTTAAATAATATTTCTTCGGCAAGACATTATGAAATTATATTTAACGAGATTAAAGAAAATATTAAAGATATAGAGGTTTTTGGCTATGTTTTGAATGACGGAGGAGTTTTTTCTATCAAGGAAAGGCATCTCGGCCTTATAGCCCCGATTACGCAAAATCCTGAAGGGGCGATAGGGGGATTCGAAAAAATTATAAGTAATATAAAAAATGAAGTTTTCCGCAATATAGATATAGATTTAATGATAAGAACCCTTAAGAAAGAGTCAAAAGGCTTTAATGATTTGTTTTTTAATTATGCAAAGCGGATAAAAAATACGCAATTTAAGACTGAAAGCAATAATGGTTTATCCGTAAAGAAAAATAATAAAAGGGTAAAAATTGCCGTTGCCTATGATAAGGCATTCTTTTTTTATTATAATTTTAATTTCGAAATTTTAAAGAATTTTGGAGCGGAAATTGTTTTTTTCAGTCCGCTATCGGATAAAACTATGCCAAAAGGCATCGGAGCAATTTATATAGGCGGCGGTTATCCTGAAATTTACGCAAAAAATCTTGCGGAAAATCGGGGCATAATGAATGAAATTTATAAATTTTTTGAAAATAATGGTATAATATATGCGGAATGCGGGGGATTCATGTATTTGTGCAAAAGTCTTACCTATAAAAGTAAAAATTGGGATTTATTGGGAATACTTCCGTTTGGCGTGACTATGGATAATACGAGGCTTTCCTTAGGTTATAGAAATGTTTGCCTTAAAGAAAAATCATTTATGGGAGATGCGGGATTAAGGGTAAACGGACATGAGTTCCATTATTCTAAAATTATAACAGGCTATCAAAACGATGACGGATATAATCAATATAGTTATGGCAATCACGGACGAGCAGCTTCCACAGGAGAAAATTCTGCGGCTTTAAAAAACATTTTCGAATGCGAAAGTTTAGCTTCGCCGGAGGTTTTAAAAAAAGAGGGGTATAGCGTTTTAAACGCTATAGGCAGTTATATTCATTTGTCTTTTTTCTCGAACAAGCTAATCGCAAAAAATATAATAGATAATGCTAAAATGATATAA
- the cobT gene encoding nicotinate-nucleotide--dimethylbenzimidazole phosphoribosyltransferase, with the protein MNKKKDYLFSLVNSIKPADKKKFYKIAEYRLNRLIKPKGSLGRLEEFAKDIVAITEEERPYLKNKFVCVFAGDHGVVEEGISLFKQDVTAQMVINFLSGGAAINAIANSVNANVLVVDVGINANLKMPAGGNFINGKIKAGTNNIFKSKAMTYDDALKSILKGIEISNIVKERGADFCATGDMGIGNTTPSSAITCFYSGKSPVFVCGRGTGVSSSIISKKASIIEKAIKSNIQNGGDPIDVLAGVGGFEIGAIAGFILGCAINRVPVVVDGFISTAGALIAVNLNPDVLDYMFLGHLSKERGHKTAVNLIKGKKPILDLSMRLGEGTGAVIAMKIIETAINMYNNMLTFDEANVFASKLNK; encoded by the coding sequence ATGAACAAAAAAAAGGATTATCTTTTTTCATTAGTTAATTCAATAAAGCCTGCGGATAAAAAAAAATTTTATAAAATTGCGGAATATAGGCTTAACAGGCTTATAAAGCCAAAGGGAAGCCTTGGCAGATTGGAGGAGTTTGCCAAAGATATCGTTGCCATTACGGAAGAAGAAAGACCGTATTTAAAAAATAAGTTTGTTTGCGTATTTGCGGGCGACCATGGAGTCGTAGAAGAAGGAATTAGCCTGTTTAAACAGGATGTTACGGCTCAAATGGTTATAAATTTTTTAAGCGGCGGCGCGGCCATAAACGCGATAGCAAATTCCGTAAACGCCAATGTTCTGGTCGTAGATGTCGGAATTAACGCGAATTTAAAAATGCCGGCAGGAGGCAATTTTATAAATGGAAAGATTAAGGCAGGAACAAATAATATATTTAAATCCAAGGCCATGACATATGACGATGCTTTAAAATCAATTCTTAAAGGAATAGAAATATCCAATATCGTCAAGGAAAGAGGGGCTGATTTTTGCGCAACCGGCGATATGGGTATAGGCAATACAACCCCGTCTTCCGCGATTACTTGTTTTTATTCAGGAAAATCGCCCGTATTTGTTTGCGGCCGCGGAACAGGCGTAAGTTCAAGCATAATAAGCAAAAAGGCCTCTATTATCGAAAAAGCAATTAAATCCAATATACAAAACGGCGGCGACCCGATAGATGTTTTAGCGGGGGTTGGCGGATTTGAAATCGGCGCAATAGCAGGTTTTATATTGGGGTGTGCCATTAACAGGGTTCCCGTTGTAGTCGATGGCTTTATTTCTACCGCAGGAGCGCTAATAGCCGTCAATCTTAACCCCGATGTTTTGGATTACATGTTTTTAGGCCATTTATCAAAAGAAAGAGGTCATAAAACCGCCGTTAACCTTATAAAAGGTAAAAAACCGATCCTGGATTTGTCTATGCGTTTAGGAGAGGGAACGGGTGCAGTTATAGCGATGAAGATAATCGAAACGGCTATTAACATGTATAACAATATGTTGACATTCGATGAGGCAAATGTCTTTGCGTCAAAACTTAATAAATAA
- a CDS encoding energy transducer TonB — protein MKNNKVLVYALIISLIIHSALILFLLGYNNKKTKKHHKYTKPVIVEPYKFIKNLEKFKIKKPKYASIKPHSAPKNTRLKAPSSYRSPSYAAAMTSSAPPAQVQNRRIISSSHIFSNNHNVQPKQNQRLSNLYPMGKQFFNQNPQPQKSGIKNPSHGVKSATVNLNTTTIKYASYLLHIKNKIENVWEYPAKAQREGISGLLVIEFSINKNGSVYRVKILRTSGKKMLDRAAVKAIYDAARYNPFPHYWTIKRLNIIGTFIYRLSNFYLY, from the coding sequence ATGAAAAACAATAAGGTCTTAGTATATGCATTAATTATATCTCTTATTATACACTCAGCTTTAATCTTGTTTTTATTGGGATACAACAACAAGAAAACCAAAAAGCACCATAAATATACAAAACCTGTCATAGTCGAACCTTATAAATTTATCAAAAACTTAGAAAAATTTAAAATAAAAAAACCAAAATATGCCAGTATTAAACCGCATTCCGCTCCCAAAAATACAAGGTTAAAAGCCCCTTCGTCTTATAGAAGCCCTTCTTACGCGGCCGCTATGACATCCAGCGCCCCGCCTGCACAGGTTCAAAATCGCAGGATTATAAGCAGTTCCCATATTTTTTCAAATAATCATAATGTCCAGCCAAAACAAAATCAAAGATTAAGCAATCTTTATCCTATGGGAAAACAGTTTTTTAATCAAAATCCGCAACCCCAAAAATCTGGGATAAAGAATCCTTCTCATGGAGTAAAATCCGCAACCGTGAACCTGAATACGACAACTATAAAATATGCCTCGTATCTTTTGCATATCAAAAATAAAATAGAAAATGTCTGGGAATATCCGGCAAAGGCGCAAAGAGAAGGAATATCGGGATTGCTTGTTATCGAATTTTCTATAAACAAGAACGGGTCCGTTTACAGAGTGAAAATTTTAAGGACTTCCGGAAAGAAAATGTTGGATAGGGCGGCCGTTAAGGCGATATATGACGCGGCGCGTTATAATCCTTTCCCTCATTACTGGACCATAAAAAGGTTGAATATAATAGGAACCTTCATTTACAGGTTGTCCAATTTTTATCTTTACTAG
- a CDS encoding EAL domain-containing protein — MKKPIYIGRQPIINGDKSIFGYEMLFRRSGENVAEVVDHLNATASVLENMYDVGFKTLISDKIAFINIVPDILRQDIMDLLPKDKIVLEILETSRIDETAVSIIQDFKNKGFRFALDDFVYGEEWEPILRLSDYIKIDVKQYSKNEIKEILLFLKDYGVKFLAEKVELDEDFYFYKSLGFNLYQGYFFQKPSVLSSVSLDQSYRLLINIFNAFQANADIEQIEALFKTSPALVFRLLRLINSVFYGFAAKISSLRQAIVLLGYGNVSRWILTMMLASGKSDLESDLILESAIVKSRTMETICNKFISKSFGDEAFLVGMLSLISVALGMPFQDLLKEINIDSAISDALIDHKGKLGELIEFVDAFYNGYYILANAILKKINPLATIDDILKIDSEALMYLEAVKKSAYGVV, encoded by the coding sequence ATGAAAAAACCAATTTATATCGGAAGACAGCCCATAATAAACGGCGATAAAAGTATATTCGGCTACGAGATGCTTTTTAGAAGAAGCGGCGAAAATGTTGCCGAGGTGGTCGATCATTTAAATGCTACTGCAAGCGTGCTGGAGAATATGTATGATGTCGGCTTTAAAACATTGATAAGCGATAAAATCGCATTCATTAATATAGTTCCCGATATTTTGAGGCAGGATATAATGGATTTGCTTCCTAAAGATAAAATAGTCCTTGAAATACTGGAAACGAGTAGAATAGACGAAACGGCTGTTTCTATAATACAAGATTTTAAAAACAAAGGTTTTAGGTTTGCGCTGGACGATTTTGTTTACGGCGAGGAATGGGAGCCTATCTTAAGATTATCCGATTATATCAAGATTGATGTTAAGCAATACTCAAAAAACGAAATTAAAGAAATACTTCTATTTCTAAAAGATTACGGAGTAAAGTTTTTGGCCGAAAAAGTTGAACTGGACGAAGATTTTTATTTTTATAAAAGTCTCGGCTTTAATTTATATCAGGGGTATTTTTTTCAAAAGCCTTCCGTTTTATCTTCCGTGAGTTTAGACCAGAGCTATAGGTTATTAATAAATATATTTAACGCTTTTCAGGCAAATGCGGATATAGAGCAAATAGAAGCATTATTTAAAACTTCGCCCGCTCTTGTTTTTAGGCTTTTAAGGCTTATAAACTCGGTTTTTTACGGATTTGCCGCAAAAATATCATCATTAAGGCAAGCCATCGTGCTTTTGGGATACGGCAATGTTTCCAGATGGATTTTGACCATGATGCTTGCTTCCGGCAAAAGTGATTTAGAATCGGATCTCATACTGGAAAGCGCAATAGTAAAAAGCAGAACAATGGAAACGATATGCAATAAATTCATAAGCAAAAGTTTTGGCGATGAAGCCTTTTTAGTGGGGATGCTTTCTCTCATAAGCGTTGCCCTTGGAATGCCGTTTCAGGATTTATTGAAAGAAATAAATATTGATTCCGCAATTTCCGATGCGTTAATTGACCATAAAGGCAAACTTGGAGAACTGATTGAATTTGTGGACGCATTTTATAACGGCTATTATATTTTGGCTAATGCGATACTTAAAAAAATTAATCCGCTTGCCACGATTGACGATATACTAAAAATAGACAGCGAAGCATTGATGTATCTGGAAGCCGTTAAAAAATCCGCTTACGGGGTTGTTTAA